The following are from one region of the Camelus dromedarius isolate mCamDro1 chromosome 16, mCamDro1.pat, whole genome shotgun sequence genome:
- the LOC105097751 gene encoding LOW QUALITY PROTEIN: olfactory receptor 1D2-like (The sequence of the model RefSeq protein was modified relative to this genomic sequence to represent the inferred CDS: inserted 2 bases in 1 codon), with translation MKNKTISYAGCMTQLYFLVSLVTLNNLLLATIAYNRYVAICRPLYYTMAISPGLCISLLTLCWTLXVFYGLVHTLLMTRVTFCGSRKIHYVFCEMYVLLRLTCSNTQIIHTVLITKGIFIFLTLFGFMLMSYVQIVKAILRIPTATSKYKAFSICASHLAVVSLFYGTLCMVYLKSLHTYPMKDSVATVVYAVVTPMMNPFIYSLRNKDTHGAVRRLFLGKGF, from the exons ATGAAGAACAAAACCATCTCCTATGCAGGGTGTATGACACAGCTCTACTTCCTGGTCTCCTTGGTGACCCTGAACAACCTCCTCCTGGCCACAATAGCATATaaccgctatgtggccatctgccGTCCCCTGTACTACACCATGGCCATAAGCCCTGGGCTCTGTATTTCACTCCTCACTTTGTGTTGGACACT TGTCTTCTATGGCCTCGTCCACACCCTCCTCATGACAAGGGTGACCTTCTGTGGGTCCCGGAAGATCCACTATGTTTTCTGTGAGATGTACGTACTGCTAAGGCTCACATGTTCCAATACTCAGATCATTCACACAGTGCTGATTACCAAAGGCATCTTTATCTTCCTCACCCTCTTTGGGTTCATGCTCATGTCTTATGTCCAGATTGTCAAAGCCATCCTCCGGATACCCACAGCCACTAGCAAGTATAAAGCCTTCTCCATCTGTGCCTCCCATTTGGCTGTGGTCTCTCTCTTCTACGGGACACTTTGCATGGTATATCTGAAGTCCCTCCACACCTACCCCATGAAGGACTCAGTGGCCACAGTGGTGTATGCTGTGGTGACCCCCATGATGAACCCTTTCATCTACAGCCTGAGGAACAAGGACACGCATGGGGCTGTGAGAAGACTCTTTCTGGGAAAAGGCTTTTAG
- the LOC105097749 gene encoding LOW QUALITY PROTEIN: olfactory receptor 1D2-like (The sequence of the model RefSeq protein was modified relative to this genomic sequence to represent the inferred CDS: inserted 3 bases in 2 codons; substituted 1 base at 1 genomic stop codon) gives MDGGNQSGVSKFLLLGLSEHPEQQWVLFWIFLSMYLVMVVGNVSIILAIGSDSHLHTLMDFFLANFSFTDLFFVTNTIPKMLVNLQSQNKAISYTXCPTLTQLYFLVSLVTLDNLLLATMAYDHYVPICRPLHYTTAMSPGLCISLLTLCWALSVLYGLIHTLLMTRVSFCGSXKIHYIFCEMXLLRLACSNTQVNHTVLTATGCFIFLILFGFMLMSYVRIVRAILQMPSASSKYKAFSTCASHLAVVSLFYGTLCMVYLKPLHSYSMKDSVATVMYAVVTPMMNPFIYSLRNKDMHGALRRLLLGKPSIG, from the exons ATGGATGGAGGCAACCAGAGTGGTGTCTCCAAGTTCCTGCTCCTGGGGCTCTCAGAGCATCCTGAGCAGCAGTGGGTTCTGTTTTGGATATTCCTGTCCATGTACCTGGTCATGGTGGTGGGAAATGTGTCCATCATCCTGGCCATTGGCTCCGACTCCCACCTGCACACGCTCATGGACTTCTTCCTGGCCAACTTCTCCTTCACCGATCTCTTCTTTGTCACCAACACAATCCCCAAGATGCTGGTGAACCTTCAGTCCCAGAACAAAGCCATCTCCTACAC GTGTCCTACTCTGACACAGCTCTACTTCCTGGTCTCCTTGGTAACCCTGGACAACCTCCTCCTAGCCACAATGGCATATGACCACTATGTGCCCATCTGCCGTCCCCTGCACTATACCACGGCCATGAGCCCTGGGCTTTGTATTTCACTCCTGACCTTGTGTTGGGCACTCTCCGTCCTCTATGGCCTCATCCACACCCTCCTCATGACAAGGGTGAGCTTCTGTGGGTCCTAGAAGATCCATTACATCTTCTGTGAGA TCCTGTTGAGACTCGCATGTTCCAACACCCAAGTCAATCATACAGTGCTTACTGCCACAGGCTGCTTCATCTTCCTCATCCTTTTTGGGTTCATGCTCATGTCCTATGTCCGGATTGTCAGAGCCATCCTCCAAATGCCCTCAGCCTCTAGCAAGTATaaagccttctccacctgtgcCTCCCATTTGGCCGTGGTCTCCCTCTTCTATGGGACACTTTGCATGGTATATCTGAAGCCCCTCCACAGCTACTCCATGAAGGACTCAGTGGCCACAGTGATGTATGCTGTGGTGACCCCCATGATGAACCCTTTCATCTACAGCCTGAGGAACAAGGACATGCATGGGGCTCTAAGAAGACTCCTCCTAGGGAAGCCTTCCATAGGTTGA